The genomic DNA ttccccagcctcctctTCTGAGGTTTCGgtgtctccctgctctgaacTGTTGGAGCTGTCGGCCGAAGCCTTCTCAGAGGAGCTGTTGCCTTCTTCATCCTCCTCACTGGATGTGCTCTCATACCTGCACAGAGGGAGGATGCTCAGTGGCGACACAGCACCAGTCTGGcccccttcaggccctgccacTGGCCCTagcccaggacagggatgcaggggaCCAGGATTGGCTCGTGGGGGTGGCAGGAGCCCCTGAGCACATACTCCCCGTTCAGCACGCCCACAAACTGCAGACTCTTCTTGCTGCCCTCTGCCTCACTCCGGGGAGGACCATCCCGCTTCTTCATGATGGACTTAAGGGCTCCTACAGGGAAAGAGATGGATGTCAAGGGTCAGTGAGCACGAATCATAGAATTTTAGAATCGTAGAATGGTCTGGGTTagaggggaccttaaagatcatctcatttcaACTCCACTGCCATGGTCAAGGACACCTTCCaatagaccaggttgctcagagctccatccaacctggccttaaacacttccacaACATCTCTAAGTAACCCGTGCCAGGGCATCACCACTTCACGGTAAGGAATTTTTCCTAGTATGTTATCTAAACCTACTGTCATTTTGAAACcactcccccttgtcctgtcactacatgctccTGTAAACAGTCTCTCCTGGAGCTAGCCAAGCACCTCAAACCCACCAGACCCCCGGCTGGGCATGGAAGGGACATGGGCAACTGCTGGAGCATGGGTAGCATTGGCCCTGCAGGCGTTGTACCCAACAAGGCCAtcctctcccttcctgcaggaacCCAGACCCTGGCATGATCCCTGGTGACACTCACCGgctgcagggcttggggcaggtccactgtcctgtgctggggctgggtccCAGTTGCTGTGTGTCgtctccagcacagctggcccAGGGCCTTGGCTGTCTGGGCACATCCCCGCCATTGCTCCTGCACCCGGCGCTGAGGGGCTGCTCAGGCCATCACCCAGGCCAGGCTCCATCACCTCACCCGCACCgggctccttctcctctcctgccaggaCAATGCTGCCCATGTCTGTCTGGCTGCCCTTGTCATCGCAGCTGGCAGCTGAATCGGGTCCGACTGCCACGTCTCGCCCGTCAGGGCAGCAGCCCACGGCAACACTGGAGGTTGAGGGGCAGCACTCCACACCTGCCTCCGCTGTCTTTGGAGGGTCGCCAGCTGCCCGGCTCTGTGTCACTACCACAGCTTCCACCAGTGCCTCGACCACCTGCGGCATGGCCATCACCTCCTTGTCCACCTGCCTGTGGGGCCGGCGGGCGCACACCTCCAGccgcagctcctccagctcccgcGTGGCCTCCTGCAGGTGCCCCTCCATCAGGGTGATTACCTCCTTCTGGTGCCCTATcgtctgctgcagcagctccagctcccgcTCTGCCTCAGTGGCCAGCCCCAGCGAGGACTCTATCACCCAGACGGCCACATCTCTGCGTCCCTGTGTGCCGCCGTCTGGTGTGTCCCCACTCTCCTGCTGCGACCGGTAGTAGAAGACAGCATCTGTCATGGCCCGATCCTCACCCACTGCCACAGAGCGGCACGGCCTCTCGGCCACCCTGGGGCTCTTGCCCGGCCAAGCCCTGATGTTCCGCTCCGGCACAGCCAGCTTCTCTGTcagcttcctcagctctgcAATTTTGCTCGTTCGCCCCTTCACTGGTTCTGCTTCACTCTCTGGCCCTGTACAGGGTGCCTCCtcaccccctgcccctgcctcaGAGCCAGAGGGGTGATACAATgcctctccaggctctgctgacAGCTTCTCCAGCAACTTTGCCTTCTCCCTCTTCAATTCGCAGATCTGCATCTCCAGGAGTGGGATGGTTTTCACCTGCTCCTCCAGGTCCCGGAGCTGCCGCAGGGCTGCAGCCATCTGCTCCCGCACATGCTGCAGTGGGGCCGTGCCgagccctgcagctggagtgCTGCGCCCCgagctgccagggctcaccCGGCCCCAGCCCGCCTGGCCCTCGGCACCCACTGGCAGCCAGTGGGGTGGCTGGCCCAGGGCACCCGGCAGGCCAATGGGGGAGGGACCACCGATATCCTGCAAAcggccctgctcctgctccagcctcctgcttGTCTCCAGCAAGGTCTTCTCCACCCGTGGGTTTGGCACGAGGCACTTGCGGGTGGGAGGTGGGAGCAGCCGTACTGGCGGCGGTGAGATGGGGTGGGAGGTTTGCTTGCTCACAGGCTCCAGGGGTGCTCGGCcatgtggggacagcagcagtgcagtccTGCCCTCCTCGCTGGCCGTGGAGGTGAGGGACTCAGTGGAGGTCCAGGCGCTggtgtggctgctggggctgcgcAGCGTGCTGGGCGGTGGACGGGACCCTTTCACCCTGCGAGGCAGTGGCACTTTCTTGAGTGTTTGGCCACTTTCAATATCATCAACATATTTCAGGAAATCAAGGTCCAGCAGGAAGCCATAAGGGGTTTCCACAGAATATGAGCTCTTCTCTCCATCGTCCTGGTCCCGATACAAGAACGGGCCCCCAAGATCTGCAAGAGGAGAAGGGACAGTTAGTGGAGCCAGGATGGCTTTTCTAACTGGGTTATACTGGCATTTACAGCCTGCAGGCCCGTCTCCTCCATGATGTGCAATGTGTCTGTTTCCAGCACCCTCAGTGCCGTAGGGTATCACAGGGCACATGGTCCATGTCAGGGTTGGTGCTGGAGTGAGGAACTCCACTGGGATGGGACgggggagctcagccctgccacccccctTGAACCCCTTCTGCTGTCACTACCTGGTGACAACCCTGGTCTCTTTACCTGGGAGGTTCTGGTTCAGGGGTGCTGGCTGAGCCATCTTCTTCCCGGAATGCTACTGACTGGAAGACCATCAACCTGCAACGAGACCACATCTTGCCAAACCCTGTGACCGCAGGGCTGGTGAGCCCCAGGCAGCCACACAGCCCTGACCCCCACCTGGGGAGACACCTGTGGCTGCCCCCTGCCATTTGCCAGGTCCCCtggcctcccccagcccagggctgatgctggagctggtggctggGTGAGTGCGGTGCTGCCTGTGGCGCCAGGATTGTTTGTACATTTAAGGAATGCTCTACAGTTCAGCTGGGATGGCCGTGCTGCCAGCTCCGAGGGTCATGAGTTGGAGCTTGGCCATACAGTGGAAGcaggccaggaaaaaaaagagactgaaacCTGTATAGGTGCAATACTCAGTGCGAAGTTTGCTTTGGATAAAGGGAAATGATGCTTTGGCAAAGGCACGTgactgcagggagctgccagcacctgtCAGTGCTGGGTGTGATGCCCATTCTTGCCATCCAGGGTGCCCCACAAGGCCTCAGGAGTGACCTGAGGGGCCAGTGACCCCCAGGAGGGACCTGACTGCTTTCCCCTCTCCATAATGTGGGATAAGGCAGAGGGGAATGAAATGGGAGCCTGGTTTTCTCAGGAGCCAGGCATGGACACACTGGAGGAGGGCCAAGAGGATACGGCTGTGGTCTAGAAGCGAGCTCATGGCTGGGGGTGCGACCAGCTGTGAGCACTGAGCTAGGACCTGCCACAACACCTGGTAGCATCTGGATACTGAGGCCCAGGTGTGAagtgctcctggcaggagcaggatgggacaACAGCACCTTGTGAGCACCCATTGCTGCTGTGCACGGCACCAGAGTTCTGATGGCTGCGCTCATGGGGCACAAGTGGCCATGGGGCTGAGCAGCTGTTGGTGGGCAAAGCATTTGGCACTGGgctattttcagaagaaagcaggggaggagaaatgcCACAGAGGAATGGTGGCTTGGGCACAGTCCTCAGGGAAGCTGAGGCTCcgagctgcccagggaatggcacAGGATCTGGCCTTGGCTACACAGAAACACCCATGTCTGCTCCTAATGCCGATGCTGCAGCcactccccagccccagcgctgCAGGAGAGCCCTCAGCTCCCCTGGCCccgtggagcagagcagctgaggcagcaccAGGTCAAGCTCAGGATGGGCATGGAGTTCAATTGGGCAGAGATAAAACACTTCCCACTAGCCACCAGGACAGATTTTGGGGCTCTCCCACTCCTCTGCCAACCCACCCACAGCTGATGCACATCCCAAATTCCACCTCCCTTGGAATCATCCCACCTTCGAGCAGGCACCCATACCACCTCCCTGGTGACATCCCGGCTCCATGCTGGCATCCACCATTCCCAAGCTGCTGGCTTCATGCCCAAGAGGGTCCACACATCCCCCCCCTCCTCTAATCCCTCCCACCCTGGGAAGAGTTTGGCTTCCTCCTCTGCATGGCCCTTGCTGCAGTAATTAAACAGTGCTGGGGCTAGGACAAACTTCCCGCTGGACTCCACACAGGTTGTAAAtcaaagaggaagagagagcaaCAGGAGCCAGAGGCAGCGGGAGCGTTTCCTCGGGGGGAAGTGGCCGGCAGCTCCCTTCCGCCGCCCAGCCTGGGTATTgtcctgcctggggacaggaaaAGCCTCCTCTGCCAAGGCCTGGAGACCTCCCACACCACTCCAGCAGCAAAGGTGCCCTTTGCACCAGCACTGCACTGGTGTCCCCTCCactgagctggggacaggctgcttGTCGCCTGCCACTTCCTACGGCCCCTTCAGCCAATGTCTGCAGCTGCACCCCGACTGTGGGGGACATCCTCCCACTGCTTCCAGACTCCATTTCTTTTGGTAGGATGGGCTGGACCAGGACACGAGTTTCTGTCTTCACCAGTTCCAAAAATGGTGATGGGACCTGCCAGCTACCAACCATGTCCAAGTGGCCCCAGGGACCCCATGATGTTCAAACCCTCCGGCAAGGAGCAAACACCCCCCAGGCTCCTTGGACTGTGCAAactgtccctgggctggggaagaggTGTGGGGCTGGATTGGACAAGTGGGGGCAGATGATCCCAGTGTGCAGCAGGTTGAGTCCCCACACCCGTGGCCCAGCCACTGTCAGCACCAGCTGGACCTAGGTGCCACAACCATGGCACCACACAGGCAGCCACCTGGGCTTGAAGTCTTGCTAGGGCAAATGATACCAGCTACTTTGGTGCCAAAGGCTGAttttcagcagcttcagctgctccctTGGGCACTGGTGCAGGTTGCTGAAGGGGCTGGGCACACGGACCCCTGGGGGGAACCCTTACATGATCCCAGCTCTCTTTGGAAGCAATGAGTGTTTTTCTAGCACTGGTGTTTCAACAGAAAAGCAGGATGGTACAAACAAAGGACTGGTAGAGAGGCTTGGCAGcgaggggagaggagaaggatgcACAGGCACCCAACCACCTTCGTAGAGGCAGGGCTATGTTTTGCCCTGGGCTCACACCTGTATTTTCCCCTCATGCTGTTGTACCAATGCCAACATGGGAAACTTGGGGCCAaaactggagctgctctgctcgATTACAATCCGAAGTCATGTCAGGGATGAGGGAGGCTGGGCaccttggcacagcccaggtaCCACCCAGGCCTcatgccccagccccagctgcaagGCAGCACCTTGTGATCCCTGGCCTCATGGGGCAATTTCCCCTTGGGGTTCCCAAGCTCCTGGACTGGCAGAGGAGAGGTCTGGGAGAGCTGTTCCTAAAGCTTGAGACCTTTGGGCCCTTTTCCTCCCCGGGAccacagctgtggcagcccTCAGCCTGGTTCAACCACCTGCTGCAGCGCAGCccgagctgctctgctggcagggccagggctggacacagaGAGGGTTCTCCCTGGCTCTCCTCCTGAGCCAAAATACTGAGGTCATGAGGAATGTGAGAAGAACAGAgtccagagcagccctggccagcacAACTTGATTTATCTCAGCCAGGCATGCTTCCCTCATAGCTGAGAGGGTGATAAGCCCTGAAGCTTGGAACTGAGGCTGTTCCAAAGTTAAAGGGAAACCACTGAGCAAGCACACGGCTTCctccactgccagcagcctgccaggATTCGGGTTCCTCACAGTCAGCTGTCACACGTGCTTGTCACCTGAGCGTtacctgccagctctgtgcctgggtACAGCAGTAGGGTATCCAGGGCTCACGACACCTTCCTGTCCCCGtcccctgctgcaggggctATATGGGAAAGCCTGTGCCTACTTGCCCAGGCAACCGTGGCCATGCTGTCtatgctggagctgctcctggataTCCTGGAGCTGGATCCAGGTGGGTGGGTGCACAATGCTGACccagggagaaaaagggaaatgatCATCTCAACAGCCTAATTTCAGGGTTGGACTGTTATTTCTGGAGTTGTCGTCATCGATGGCCCAGTTGGCTGGGAGGCCAAAGAGGCCACCTAGGCTCTGCACCCACTCCAGCCCTTCAGGGACCTCCCTGAGCTCACACACAACAGGTGTAGAGTCCACACAAAAACTTACCCATGTGGGGATCAGCTCTACTAGCCCCTCCACACCTACAGCACTATAGGCTCCCTACAGCTTCACTAAAGAAAATCAACCCCTTTCcttgctgcccagcagcaccttccacCAACACCTCCCGATTCCCTCGGGGCTGCATCATCAGCGATGGCCTGGGCTTGTCCTGCTGTGAGGAGGGGCTCGGACATCAAACTAAATTTACACGCGGGAAGCCCAGATACAGCCGGGGTACACACACAGCACCGCGCACAACCCCGGGGTGGGATCTTCATGTGCACGCAGGAGCACCCCGAGACCGGAGCACTCCTGTGCCCTTCAGCACCCCAGAGGGGCCCGCAGCAGCCCGGGGTGCCACGTCCCACCACCCGGGAAACCCACAGCACACCCAGCCTGAAGgtccccaggacccccagccccgcagctccccagccccctgggagTCCACCAGCATCCCCAACCTTAGGGGTTCCCGGCGCCCCTGGGGGATCCCCAGCGCCCCggggtgccagcagcacattCCAGGCACCCGCCCGTCGAGGCGACAGCCCGTCCTCAGCCCAGGGGACGCCGGGaccccccgccgccgcctgccGGAggggggcagctccagcccggccccggccccgctcccctcccgctcccgccgccgaGGCCGCTCGGGCGGAGCCCCCGGGGCGGCGGATGCCGGGACCGCCCCATCCCGCCGCGGTCCCGCCGCGTCTGCGgggccccggcgcggcccgTCCGGGGGCCACAGGCGGCGGCGGGTGCGGGCCCTGCGGGGGCCGCCACCGGGACGAGCccccgccccgctgccgccgggcccgcccggcccggcccgtcCCGCCCGGTCCCCGCCGTCCCTCACCGTGCCGCCgggctcctgggctgcagcctggacACAGCCCGGGAGTCTCGGGCTGCTCCGCGGcgccgggcagcgctgcccgccgcagccccgggccgagggcgggcgggagcgggagcggccggggcggggcgggggcgggcggggagcggccccgggcccgACGGGACGGGTACCGCCCCCGGCCGCTCGCCCCGCGGCGTCCCCGCTCGCTCCCTCTCCGCCCGGGGAGGGGATATCGCTGTCCCCGTGGCCTCCCGGGGCGGGATGTGCCCCGTTCCTGCCACCTGGGGGGAGGGGTGTCCCCTACTCTTGTCACCCCCGGGTCCCCTGTCCTGATTACCCTCGGGATGGGGTGCGCCTCCTGCAGTCACCCTGGGGACGGGATTCTCCCTAACCTGTCCAAATCGGGGATGATCATCCTGCAGAAAGGGGGATCCCCTGCCCACATCACCCCGATGCTGGGGTACCCTCTGCCCTGAGCTCAACCCCGCTGCTGGCCGGAGCCCGGCGGGTGGCTGGGGTCCAGCTCCTGCACCACCgtgctcccccagcacagccaccctcgCACATCTTGCCCTCGTCACACCCACGGCCGGGAGCAATGTGCCtctggccctggctgggctccccGGGCCTGGCCCCGCTGGGTTCCTGGCagccctccctgtcccagcagcggctgtctgtctccttttcttgccagctttcttccctgcctgcttcccGTGCTGGTCGCTGAGCCGCGAGCTCGGCTCTACCCCCATTCTGTAAGAACCTCGGCTATTCCCCACCTTAGAGCTTGCCCTCACTAATTGCTGCAGACCTTTGCAGCACTGAAACCCTCAGCAAagatttttgcttctttttctttctttttcagcccTGAACTTCACGGGTATTTTTCCATATCTGGAACTGCTGTAACACTACTCACGGGAAGAGCAGTAGAAACAAGATGTGCTTCCCGAcgtccctcccagctgctggcaggcagtTTGGGGACTTCCCTGGGAAAGGGTTTGCATCCGGACGGAAGTACCTTAATAGCTCTAATGAATCTACCTCCACTGACAGACCTTGTCCCTCTCAAAGTTATTTGCATACTTTGCCTCCCCAGCATCCTGTGGTAATGAACTTGGTGATTTCACGCCCTCAGTCGGTCTCCAAAGCAGGTCTGGAATAGCACTGCTCTTGCCGATTCACTGACTGCTTGGAGGAGAAATCGCTTGGGTCCCCTGAACAGTgtggcttttccttctctgtccaGGTCAGGAAAGGTGAAGTCTGGGGTGATGAGCCAGGTCCCAGCAGTGACCAGCCGGGCTGTGGAGCTCATGCCCCGCATCCCGGCTTAGAGTTCCGTGAGGGGCCCACATCCAGGTCCTTCACTTCTGCTCTTGGACATCTGACAAAAATGTCACCCACCTCCAGGCAGCGATTCTAGTTTCCTccctgcaaagggaaaaaaccagcaaagcAGTTGTTGAGGAAACATGAGCTTGGGAAAGTGAtgtcactgcagctctgtgggtgcCAGACGCCCATGTGactgctgccaccccagcacGAGGGCTGAGCTGTGGAAGAGTGAGGAGACTGCAAACAACCCAGCATCACCAAAGAAAtacagccctggggctgcctgaaTGTGGTGCTGGATCACAAAACTGTGTGAGCTCAGAGACATTTCCAGGCTGAGACTCACCAGCAGCTTTTGAACAAGAGGGATGGCATTGTTCCCTGCAGGGATCAGACTCCTCTGGCTTTAAATTCTGGTCACTGAGAAGAATCAAACCCAAGGGACAGCCCTTGTTTCTAATACTcactgttttctgcagaaacaaCGTGGGACTCAAATATGAGGCCATGGCCAGAGAACTCACCTGGGCTGGTTGATGTTCACACCCCATGTAAATCCCATCTGCATCCAAGAGCAGATCACACGGGAGCAAAGTGCTTCTTCTGCAGCTCGGCTGGCCACCAGTGTGGTGGCTTCACCCCACACCAGGACACCAAGCCAGGACCTGCCCGAGCTGTGGCACCAGCTGGCCCAGGCTGGCGCTGCCCAGCACGCGTGGCTGAGCCCAGGCTTGGGGGCAAATGGCAGAGGCTGCACCCACTCCTGTGCCAAGGTCTGGTTTAACCAAAGTGTAGCTGTGAAGTTGTGGGTGTTAGGACTGGTGCCTGTGTGGGTGAAAGATGCACAGATGCTCAGTCTGGAAAAGGCTACAGGTAAGGACCAGCTGCTTCCACAGAATGGGACCAAGCTCTTGTATTCAGCATCTCTCCCATAACCCTGCATGGAGGGTGGTGAGGGCTAGCCAGGCTTCTGTTCCTCTTGTAGGGGCAGTTCTGCCAAAAAAACCTCGGTGGTTTCCTGGTGGTAGAGTGTTGTCATTCAGCTGTCTGGGGCTCTGCTGACTTTCATGGCATCATTTTTGGGTCCGGCACAGCTGTTCCTTCACAATGGCCATTGAAATCAGCCCTGACCCTCGTAAGCGTGTCCATCTGAACAAAAAGCTCCAGGGGCTGACGAGTTTTCATAGAACCAGATCtactgaaaactttttttggTCCAGAAGAAGGTctcaaaaattactttcctaGTGAATCCaaatccttttctctctgtcagtCCCTACTGGGACTGTGAATGTGATCGTATCTCTTTTCCCATCAGAGCAGTAGGAAATGTGAGTGCACCTGTGTTCGTGTGCTGTGActcacaccagcacagctgggtgctTCTCCACAGTGTGCTGGGAACAGAGcctcaggagctggaggtgacTGCAGACTGACAGAACAGGCTGCatctctgtccctctgcacacagcacaggaattGGGTGGTGCTGCCACATGAGAAAACACACAAAGCTTGTCCAGGCTTTTGGCAGGCTACAGGCAGGCATTCACTGTCACACTGTGTCATTCAGATGGCTCCTGGGTGGAGACACcctgagaaatgctgctgtAGACGCTGGTGGGAAAGGTCCGCAACCCCATGTGCTGCAGCATGAGCCATTTCacttgctgcagctctggatgACTCCATTTGTTCCTTGGGTAGTGGGATCCTGACCCCTGGGCACCCTGGTCTCCCCCATGGGCAGAAGGATCATCTTGGTCCTTTCTGAGGCAGTGGGCTCCGGAGTTCTGGGTGTCCAGACTGGCCATTGGTGGTCCATGGTAGGGAGGAGCAGTGTGTGCTCTGGGTACATCTGGGAAACAGGTGATCAGATGTGTTCCAGCCATCTCCTGTCTGCCTGAGTTCATCTCTGCTTGCTCCAGCTCCACCGAGCCTGCATGAGCTTGGCTCTTGGCTCCACCACCCCCTCCACGGCCCCCTGAACgagctggccaggctgggcagggtgtgAGACCAGAGGCAAAAGCTGTGAGGCTCTGTCTGGCCCAGTCCCTGTAGCAATAGGTGTTAATGCCAGCAATATCCCAGCCCAGCATGCTGCCCTTCCCACAGGCACAGCgtccctgcccagccacccCAGCAGGATGTCCTTGTTTCCTGCCCGCAGGTTTGGGAGTGAACAGAAAGCTTGTTTCCTCTCGTCACCTCTCTGCTCAGATCCTTCCTCCCTGAGATgctgcagcaaaacaaacagcCCAAGAGCGGAGCTGGAGCCACTTTCCCAGCAGTGTGGGATCTGGGGAAGGGTCCCCGAGGAGCTGTGGGTGCATACATGGTGCTCAGacccagctgagctggcagggaaggggcttGCATGAAGGCTGAAGCCACTGCGGGAAGCCAAACCCTGACAGCAGGACAAATCACCACACAGACTCCTTGCCAAAAGCCTCCTGCCTTGCCATTTCCCAGCACCCATCACCTCCTGGCGACCCCCTTGAACCCAGGTTAGGGCAATGCTTAGGCACCTTCCCCAAACACAGACCACCCTCAATGACACCCTCTCCCTGGGGACCTCCTGCTCCATGCCACCTCCCGCTACCTTCCACTAAGGTATGTGACCCTCTcgtccccagcacagccctgcaggaccaGCCCTAGTCCAGGTGCAGGGTGCCCTCGtctcctgtcccccagcccgTGTCCCCTCTGATCTAGCCGGCCGCAGGTGACATTTTGTGCCTGTTCAGCACAGCAGGTGTGGGCTTTTATCTCAGGCAATCCTTGATGTGCTTGGCACAGAACTTGGCTAGCCTGGGGAAGGCCGGGACAGCttttttttgtggctgtgaTTGCAGCTCAGCCTTATCAGTGCTGAGGGAAATGCCGTGCGGGCTTTCCGCAGCTGGGGTTTGCTTTGGCCACGGGCCAGCCCCGCCGGCAGCGCCCAGGGGAGCTGCCCCAACGGCGGCATGTCCTGCTGTGTGTGGCCTTAACACACCCCAACTGCCAGCGAGACCCGTCAGTGGGATGCTCCCGCGTCTGGGACATTCCAGGACCAGGATCACGCTGTGCATGGAGGATTTGCAGCCTGGGTTGCCTTGAAGATCTGTAATCTTGGCTGAAACACTACACTCCTTCAAAATGGCCATTTTCATTTAGGGGCTCTGGGCCCTCATGTCCTCCTGTAGCCAGCAGACTGTAAAATGGGTTTTGAAAATAGGTGCCCAAGCTGATTGTCCCCAAAAAGGATGACTCCTGGAAAGGGGGACACCTGCCCCTGTGAATTCCTGTAACTTTGGTCCACAGTAGGGTGgggtcccagctgcagccctgtcctCTGTGGAAAATGCTCAGGGGCAGCAGCCctgacacccccagcccctggtgATCGGCAGGGACACTGGCCCGCGTGGGGACAAGGATGTCGCCATCAGCTGGTGGGTGATGTGGTCTCAGCTCCACCCACTGATTTCCAGCTCGACCCTTCAacctgcagagcaggatgggGCTGGCTGTACACCGTGAGCACAAACCAGCCCCCAAATCCCTTCTGCTTCTGCGCTCTCTGCCTTCTAGCACCTAGCAAAGTTGCCACCTGAGTCCTTAGGAAAAAGAGGGAATATCCTACCCAGCAGatgcctccctgccctgcacagtTTTTCCCTGGGGAGTTATTTCCAGCTGTTTGCAGGTCTCCACTCTCCCCGCCCCAGCTTCACTCTCCCCGCAGAGCCCTGCGGCTCCCTTGTGACATTTCCAGCGGAGCCGGGAGAGGCCGCTGGGGTCGGGCACACAGAGCGCCCTTCCCCGGCCGGCGCCCCGCGGCCCGCACGCTCCCGGCTGCCGGCGATCTGGCAAGGGCCGGGGCGGCGCAGCGGGACCGTCCCGACGGGAATGGCACAGATCTGTCATTGAGAAGAGCAGAAAAGCCCCTCTGTGCCGCCGCCCGAAGCGGCACATCTGCTGCCGGCAGACAATCGGCCCTTTGAGCGGGCAGCTGTGGAGCGGGGCCAAACAGAGCGCTTTCCTCGCTGCCCGCCTCCGGGGCGGGTCGG from Motacilla alba alba isolate MOTALB_02 chromosome 28, Motacilla_alba_V1.0_pri, whole genome shotgun sequence includes the following:
- the KANK3 gene encoding KN motif and ankyrin repeat domain-containing protein 3 isoform X3 — its product is MAQPAPLNQNLPDLGGPFLYRDQDDGEKSSYSVETPYGFLLDLDFLKYVDDIESGQTLKKVPLPRRVKGSRPPPSTLRSPSSHTSAWTSTESLTSTASEEGRTALLLSPHGRAPLEPVSKQTSHPISPPPVRLLPPPTRKCLVPNPRVEKTLLETSRRLEQEQGRLQDIGGPSPIGLPGALGQPPHWLPVGAEGQAGWGRVSPGSSGRSTPAAGLGTAPLQHVREQMAAALRQLRDLEEQVKTIPLLEMQICELKREKAKLLEKLSAEPGEALYHPSGSEAGAGGEEAPCTGPESEAEPVKGRTSKIAELRKLTEKLAVPERNIRAWPGKSPRVAERPCRSVAVGEDRAMTDAVFYYRSQQESGDTPDGGTQGRRDVAVWVIESSLGLATEAERELELLQQTIGHQKEVITLMEGHLQEATRELEELRLEVCARRPHRQVDKEVMAMPQVVEALVEAVVVTQSRAAGDPPKTAEAGVECCPSTSSVAVGCCPDGRDVAVGPDSAASCDDKGSQTDMGSIVLAGEEKEPGAGEVMEPGLGDGLSSPSAPGAGAMAGMCPDSQGPGPAVLETTHSNWDPAPAQDSGPAPSPAAGALKSIMKKRDGPPRSEAEGSKKSLQFVGVLNGEYESTSSEEDEEGNSSSEKASADSSNSSEQGDTETSEEEAGEGTCEPTLECKGTDATLLEPPEVKEKFELSPRMREACLIVKTHLGHPGAAKSKEVLASSSLVLQEWFRLSSQKSSIPDTVANHLLAFAEVSPALLAHVVNLADGNGNTALHYSVSHSNFHIVWLLLDTGICNVDHQNKAGYTALMLAALAAVEQEEDMNVVRRLFSMGNVNAKASQAGQTALMLAVSHGRQEMVEALLACGADVNLQDEEGSTALMCACEHGRLETVKLLLAQPTCDISIVDSDGNNAVAIALEAGHSDIAALLYAHLNSTKAHAPGTSPTAIKSPGNPKKPN
- the KANK3 gene encoding KN motif and ankyrin repeat domain-containing protein 3 isoform X2; this encodes MAQPAPLNQNLPDLGGPFLYRDQDDGEKSSYSVETPYGFLLDLDFLKYVDDIESGQTLKKVPLPRRVKGSRPPPSTLRSPSSHTSAWTSTESLTSTASEEGRTALLLSPHGRAPLEPVSKQTSHPISPPPVRLLPPPTRKCLVPNPRVEKTLLETSRRLEQEQGRLQDIGGPSPIGLPGALGQPPHWLPVGAEGQAGWGRVSPGSSGRSTPAAGLGTAPLQHVREQMAAALRQLRDLEEQVKTIPLLEMQICELKREKAKLLEKLSAEPGEALYHPSGSEAGAGGEEAPCTGPESEAEPVKGRTSKIAELRKLTEKLAVPERNIRAWPGKSPRVAERPCRSVAVGEDRAMTDAVFYYRSQQESGDTPDGGTQGRRDVAVWVIESSLGLATEAERELELLQQTIGHQKEVITLMEGHLQEATRELEELRLEVCARRPHRQVDKEVMAMPQVVEALVEAVVVTQSRAAGDPPKTAEAGVECCPSTSSVAVGCCPDGRDVAVGPDSAASCDDKGSQTDMGSIVLAGEEKEPGAGEVMEPGLGDGLSSPSAPGAGAMAGMCPDSQGPGPAVLETTHSNWDPAPAQDSGPAPSPAAGALKSIMKKRDGPPRSEAEGSKKSLQFVGVLNGEYESTSSEEDEEGNSSSEKASADSSNSSEQGDTETSEEEAGEGTCEPTLECKGTDATLLEPPEVKEKFELSPRMREACLIVKTHLGHPGAAKSKEVLASSSLVLQEWFRLSSQKSSIPDTVANHLLAFAEVSPALLAHVVNLADGNGNTALHYSVSHSNFHIVWLLLDTGICNVDHQNKAGYTALMLAALAAVEQEEDMNVVRRLFSMGNVNAKASQAGQTALMLAVSHGRQEMVEALLACGADVNLQDEEGSTALMCACEHGRLETVKLLLAQPTCDISIVDSDGNNAVAIALEAGHSDIAALLYAHLNSTKAHAPQGTSPTAIKSPGNPKKPN
- the KANK3 gene encoding KN motif and ankyrin repeat domain-containing protein 3 isoform X1; this translates as MAQPAPLNQNLPDLGGPFLYRDQDDGEKSSYSVETPYGFLLDLDFLKYVDDIESGQTLKKVPLPRRVKGSRPPPSTLRSPSSHTSAWTSTESLTSTASEEGRTALLLSPHGRAPLEPVSKQTSHPISPPPVRLLPPPTRKCLVPNPRVEKTLLETSRRLEQEQGRLQDIGGPSPIGLPGALGQPPHWLPVGAEGQAGWGRVSPGSSGRSTPAAGLGTAPLQHVREQMAAALRQLRDLEEQVKTIPLLEMQICELKREKAKLLEKLSAEPGEALYHPSGSEAGAGGEEAPCTGPESEAEPVKGRTSKIAELRKLTEKLAVPERNIRAWPGKSPRVAERPCRSVAVGEDRAMTDAVFYYRSQQESGDTPDGGTQGRRDVAVWVIESSLGLATEAERELELLQQTIGHQKEVITLMEGHLQEATRELEELRLEVCARRPHRQVDKEVMAMPQVVEALVEAVVVTQSRAAGDPPKTAEAGVECCPSTSSVAVGCCPDGRDVAVGPDSAASCDDKGSQTDMGSIVLAGEEKEPGAGEVMEPGLGDGLSSPSAPGAGAMAGMCPDSQGPGPAVLETTHSNWDPAPAQDSGPAPSPAAGALKSIMKKRDGPPRSEAEGSKKSLQFVGVLNGEYESTSSEEDEEGNSSSEKASADSSNSSEQGDTETSEEEAGEGTCEPTLECKGTDATLLEPPEVKEKFELSPRMREACLIVKTHLGHPGAAKSKEVLASSSLVLQEWFRLSSQKSSIPDTVANHLLAFAEVSPALLAHVVNLADGNGNTALHYSVSHSNFHIVWLLLDTGICNVDHQNKAGYTALMLAALAAVEQEEDMNVVRRLFSMGNVNAKASQAGQTALMLAVSHGRQEMVEALLACGADVNLQDEEGSTALMCACEHGRLETVKLLLAQPTCDISIVDSDGNNAVAIALEAGHSDIAALLYAHLNSTKAHAPVSTTLLPTGGERVETQTSVSRKRPQEQEQSISGATCSEQPCWP